In a single window of the Balaenoptera acutorostrata chromosome 3, mBalAcu1.1, whole genome shotgun sequence genome:
- the WDR20 gene encoding WD repeat-containing protein 20 isoform X10 — MATEGGGKEMNEIKTQFTTREGLYKLLPHSEYSRPNRVPFNSQGSNPVRVSFVNLNDQSGNGDRLCFNVGRELYFYIYKGVRKMASSWRA, encoded by the coding sequence ATGGCGacggagggaggagggaaggagatgaaCGAGATTAAGACCCAATTCACCACCCGGGAAGGTCTGTACAAGCTGCTGCCGCACTCGGAGTACAGCCGGCCCAACCGGGTGCCCTTCAACTCGCAGGGATCCAACCCTGTCCGCGTCTCCTTCGTAAACCTCAACGACCAGTCTGGCAACGGCGACCGCCTCTGCTTCAATGTGGGCCGGGAGCTCTACTTCTATATCTACAAGGGGGTCCGCAAG
- the WDR20 gene encoding WD repeat-containing protein 20 isoform X9, translating into MATEGGGKEMNEIKTQFTTREGLYKLLPHSEYSRPNRVPFNSQGSNPVRVSFVNLNDQSGNGDRLCFNVGRELYFYIYKGVRKGTRVQALVREDPTCCGATKPLCHSY; encoded by the exons ATGGCGacggagggaggagggaaggagatgaaCGAGATTAAGACCCAATTCACCACCCGGGAAGGTCTGTACAAGCTGCTGCCGCACTCGGAGTACAGCCGGCCCAACCGGGTGCCCTTCAACTCGCAGGGATCCAACCCTGTCCGCGTCTCCTTCGTAAACCTCAACGACCAGTCTGGCAACGGCGACCGCCTCTGCTTCAATGTGGGCCGGGAGCTCTACTTCTATATCTACAAGGGGGTCCGCAAG gggacacgggttcaagccctggtccgggaagatcccacatgctgcggagcaactaagcccttgtgccacagctactga